The sequence below is a genomic window from Vicingus serpentipes.
GAGTAGTTTTTGGAGCAACAGGTCTATCATACTGTTCAGCCGCTTTAGAAAGAGATAATATGATTAATAATGATGGATGGGTAATTTCAGATTTTGGAATGAATTGCCCACTCCCTATTGAGTTGCTCAGTTTTGATGCAACTATTAAAAAGAGCGGTGAAGTAACTTTAAATTGGATTTCAGCAAGTGAAATTAACAACGATTATTACACTGTTGAACGTTCTGCAGACGCTTCTAGCTGGATTGAATTAGAGAGGATAAAAGGTGCTGGTAATAGTAGTTCTCAGATAAACTATGAAGTATCAGATTCAAATCCTTTAAGTGGAATTTCATATTACCGTTTAAAGCAAACTGATTATAATGGTGATTATTCTTATAGTGATGTCCAAGTTGTTACTTTAAATTCAGAAGTAAAAATTGCCGTATATCCTAACCCTGTAAGAGAAAATCTATTCATTTCTAATTTATGCGAAGAATGTATTGTAAATATTTATTCTTCAACTGGGCAATTAGTTTTTTCAGGTAATACTAATTCAATAAATGCTTCTAATTGGAAAAAAGGAATTTATGAGGTAATTATTATTAATGTAGAAGGAGTAAAATATTCTTCTAGAATTATTAAATAACAAAAAAACAATTTTAAAGCTTTATTTACGGTGTATTTAGTCTGATGTAAAGATTTTGTCACACTCAAAATCATACAACCATATGGAAATGGATATACTTTTGAATTAAAGATTTTTTTATTAATGAAGAAGCAAAACGCAATAACAACATTTTAATTAAAAACAACTAAAACAATTTTATTATGAAAACTATTATTAAATATTCCTTGTTTCTTTTTATGAGCATTATTTCATTAAAAGGACATTGTCAATCATTAAACATTCTAATATTAGGGAGTACAAATTCTGTTCAATTAGAATATAAAACAATGGACCCATATAGTATTGCAGAACAATTAGATTCTATCTTGGCCAATACTTCTTCAATTAGTTCCTATAATGTAGTTGTAAAAGATATTTATAAAAATAAAGTAGTTCAAACCGCATTTGGAGGTTCAGGGGCCTTAACAAGTTTTAGCTACTATAGTCATTCTTTATTTCAACATTATTTTTGGCCTGATGACAAAGTTAACAATCATAATGATTTGATGGGCGATTTAAATTATGATTGGGACCATATTATTCTTCTTGAAGATCCTTATATTATTACGAATGCTCCTGGTTATCACGCGTTAGGGGTTAATAAAGTTCTATCTAAAATAAAAGAAGGAGGAGCACAACCTCATCTATTTTTGCAATGGCCAGATAAAAACAATCAAGCATCTATTGATCATTTTGAAGAAGTAACATATAGGATTAGTGACGGTGCACTTGATTCGCTTCCAGTTATTCCTGCTGGACTAGCATGGGCAACTATTCAGTCTAGTTTTAATGATGAGGATTCATCAGCAGAATTTCCTTCTCCAAATGGTTCATACTTGGCTGCAGCATCAATTTTTAGTCATATATTTAATCAATCAGCCGCAATATCTAATTATACTTATGATGATGATATTGCAAACCATACTCATCTTGTAAGTCAACAAGCAAGTAATGAGCAACATTACTCTGGAGAATTTACTTTTGTTAGTCCATTTTCTAGATGTACTGTTAAACCAAATGTTGTAAACTTTAATCATACAGGCTCAAGTACTGAAAATGGTATTGAAGCTGGGTTTAGATGGGTAATGCAAAATGAGCAAGCATTTGAAGAGAATAATTTTAATAGAAAATTCCATCTAAACTATGGACGTGCAAATTATAATTGGGAGGCAGCAAAGCGTTATAAAATTGATCCCGAGACTTATTCATATTCATTTGGACACCCAATGCAATTTCATTCAAGCACAGGTATTAATCCAAATTTATATGGGATTGATCATTGGGGTTCAGTTAATAATAATGGAGCAGACTTGAGTGTTGGACGATATTTTTTAAATATAGATTCAGCTAGCAATGGAAGGGTTTTACCAATGCGTAGTATTGTCGCTGAGATGGTCGATCAAGATTCTACTCAGGAAATGTATAGCGATAGTTGGCATTTACATCCAAACGTTAATGCAGGAGGAGGTTCATATATGTATACATTGTTAACAGGAAGATGTGGGCAAGAATCAAACGATCCAAACACTTCTGCTGATGGGAGTTATTTTACAGGGGTTAAAGTAGGTTATGAAATGGCATGGACAATGATGCATTTAAAAAGTAAAGCTCCAGGTTTTAGAGTGTTGAAAGGAAATAAACAGGATACATTAATTGATGGTGTAAGCACTAAATATATAGATGTACACTTTCTTAATCCTCCAACTGATTCTGTTTTTGTTAATGTGAGTTCAAGTGTGCCTAATGTAATAAGTTTTGATAATACACAATTAATATTTACCCCTCAGAACTATAATACGCCTCAACGAGTATACTTATCCCCTGGAATTAATGCAGGTGTTAATGATACAGCTTCTGCAGTATTTACTTGTAGTTCTAACGATATATTTTATGACAATTTCTCTGATCTTTGGAATTATCGAATATATGGAACAGTAACAAATATATCATCAGATATAAATTTATCAAATATTATTATTTATCCTTCACCAGTAAATAATGTCTTAAATATATCAGGGGTAGAGGCTAGTGATGTTTTTAGTATATATTCAATGCAAGGCTCATTGTTAGTGCAAGGGAAGGGTAACACTGTAAATGTAAGCAATTTATCAAGAGGTATTTATTCTATTAGGATAATAGGAAAAGAACAAACGATAATTAAGAAATTTTTGAAGCAGTAAAAGTTGAAGCTATTTTTAAAAAAACTTATTAAGTTGTATTGGAATATTCTGTCGATTAGTTTTTGGAGTGCCCAATATCTTGTGTAATTAAGGGTAGCAAAATTCTGAAACTTTTTTAAAGTTTTTGAAGGTAACCTATAGCAGAATTGTAAAAACCGGTAACGAAATCGTGACCAAAAACAAACCCCGCAAAATAGACTAGCTATTTGTGCGGGGTTTAGCGTTTTGAGTGTGGGCCCACCTGGGCTCGAACCAGGGACTTTCTGATTATGAGTCAGATACTCTAACCAGCTGAGTTATAGGCCCGTTCTAATATTCATTAGAAACAGGCTGCAATTTTACGTAAATGTATTTTAATTACCAATAATTCCGATTACTATTTTGCTATTTTTGTTGCTTCTATGTTAGAAAACGTCAAAAATATTATATTCGACCTAGGTGGAGTAATTATAAACTTGAATCAAGATTTAACCTATGCTGCATTTAAGGAACTTTTTCCTTCTAATTTTGAGGCAATACTTCTTGAGTTGGACAGTAATCATTATTTAGAAAAGTTTGAGACATCAGAAATCACATCAAAAGAGTTTATTGATTTTTTTCAAAAATTTGATATTTCAATTTCTGAAGAAAATATAATTAGCGCATGGAATAGTATGTTGTTAGATATTCCTGAAAATCGAATTGCATTAATAAATTCTTTAGCTAAAAAGTATAATGTAAGTTTGTTAAGTAATACAAACGAAATTCATTATCAATTTATTGATGAGTATGTTATTCAAAAGCATAAAATAAAAAGTTTTGATAGTTTATTTAATCATACATTTTTATCTCATAAAATAAGCTTAAGAAAACCCAATACTTCAATTTTTGAATATGTGTTGAAAGAAGCAAACTTTTTGCCTAATGAAACTTTATTTATTGATGATACACTAGAACATATTAATTCAGCCAAACAATTAGGAATTCGAACTCATCACTTAAATTTGCAAGAGAATCAATCATTAATACAATTATTCAATGAACATTAACGGAAAACATCATCATACCATATGGGTTAGCGAAATCAATGAAAAATTAATTCAAGTTTTTGACCAACGTTATTTTCCACATAAAGTAGAAGTGTTTGATATTTCTACTACAGACGAAGCTGCTTTTGCAATTAAAGAAATGGTAGTTAGGGGAGCTCCATTAATTGGAGTTACTGCTGCTTATGGAATGTACTTAGGTTGCATAGAGGCTTTAACGCAAAGTAATCCAGATGAATATTTAAAACAAGTTGCTAGTAAATTAAATGCTACTCGACCAACAGCCGTTAATTTGTCATGGGCGGTTAATGAAATGGAATTAGCTTTAAAAAATGCATCTGATACGGATGAAAGGGTTAGGGTTGCTTTAAAAAGAGCACATGAAATAAAACAAGAGGATATTGATATTTGTTTTAATATTGGTCAGTATGGCTTAAAATTGATTCAAGAAATTTCAAAAAAGAAAAATGGAAAACGTGTAAATATTTTAACTCATTGTAATGCTGGTTGGTTAGCAACAATAGACTGGGGAACAGCTACTTCCCCAATTTATCAAGCACAACAAGCAGGTATAGATGTACATGTGTGGGTGGATGAAACAAGACCTAGAAATCAAGGCGCTAATCTAACAGCTTTTGAGTTGAATCAGCAAGGAGTTCAACATACATTAATTAATGATAACACCGGAGGTCACTTAATGCAACACGGCATGGTTGATATGGTAATTGTGGGAACGGATAGAACAACCCGAAATGGCGATGTAGCTAACAAAATTGGGACTTATTTAAAGGCGCTTGCAGCACACGATAACAATGTTCCTTTTTATGTGGGGTTACCTTCTTCTACCTTAGATTTTGATATGGTTGATGGGGTGAAAAATATTCCAATAGAAACTCGAGATGAGAATGAGGTAAAATATATTCAAGGGAAAGTTGACGGTGAGATTAAATCAGTTTTGATTTGTCCAGAAACAACACCCGCAGCAAATTATGGTTTTGATGTTACTCCTGCAAAATATGTTACAGGATTAATAACTGAAAGAGGAATTTGTGAAGCTTCAGAAAAAGGTATACAACAATTATTTCCAGAAAAATTTTAAGATGAGTAATCAGGATCAATTTATAGATGAAGGTTATATTAAGTATAATATTAACTGGATTAATGAAGTATTACCCATAGCTGTTCCCAATCAATTGATGCATTGGAGAGATAAAATGCACGAATTAAAACAAATAGGGCATTATGCTGATATTAATATTGGATATGGTAATATAAGTGTAAAAACAACTAAAGGGTTTTTAATTTCAGGTACTCAAACTGGAGATGTCTATCCTATCCAGCCAGAACATTTTACCTTGGTTACTGATTATGATATAGAAGCAAATAGTGTTACATGTAAAGGCGAAATAAAAGCATCATCAGAATCTATGACCCATGCAGCAGTTTATGAAGCTGATGAAGCTATTAATGCCATTATTCATATTCATAATCAAAAGTTATGGGAGAAATTAATGGATAATGTGCCAACAACAAAAAAGGAAGTACCTTATGGTACTCCAGAAATGGCGAATGAAATTTTCCGTTTATTTAAAGAAACAGCAGTTCAACAAGAAAAAATAATTGTTATGGCTGGCCACGACGAAGGAATTATCTCATTTGGTAAAGATTTAGAAGAAGCAGGAGAAATCTTACTTAATTTCTTGGCAAAGTTCAATTAGAACTCCATTAGTGCTTTTAGGGTGAATAAAACAAACTAATTTATTATCAGCACCTTTTTTTGGTGTTTCATTTAAAATAGTAAAACCCTCTTTTCTAAGTCTTTCCATTTCAGCATAAATATCTTCTACATCAAAAGCAACGTGATGAATCCCTTCACCTTTTTTATCAATAAATTTGGCAATAGCACTATCTGGATTTGTAGCTTCTAATAATTCAATTTTGTTTTCTCCTACTTTAAAAAATGAAGTCGACACACCTTCGCTTTCTACAATCTCTGTTTTGTATGGCTCTTGATTAAAAAGTTTTGAATAAATTTCATTAGCTTTTTGTAAATCTTTTACAGCAATACCTAAGTGCTCAATCTTTTCCATAATTATTAGATATAAAAAAAGTCCCGTTTTAGCGGGACTTTAAATTGAATTAAATTCAATATTATTTTTTTACAAAAGTATCAGTTTTGTTATCGTAGTTTAAGTAGTAAATACCTTTTTTAAGGTTAGTTACATCTACTTTCTCTCCAAATCCTTTTTTAACAATGTTACCAAAGCTATCGTAAACTTCAAATAAAGTTTCACCTGTAAAGGTTACAAAATCTTTCGCTTTAATTGGGCTAAATGATACTTCACCTAAAGTAGAAATGTATCTTGAAGCTTGAGAATACCTTGGCTTGCTAGAATAGTCAACTTGTTTTACTCTAAATTTATTTTCTCCTGAATGAGGAGTAATTTTAAATTCATACTTATTGTCTTCAGCAGAACCATTTCCATCAACTTCACCAACCTTTATCCATTTGTTCCATCTGTATTGCTCAACAATGTAAGCTAATTTTCCAGTTTCATTTTTAGTTACCCAGGTAAAACTTCCGTCCTTAGATACATCCATAGAAACAATTTCGAAAGTACTTTTTGGTTTTAAAACCTCTGGATTTAAAACTTTTGGCTTACAATCATCTTTATGTTTGATTTTAACAATTACAGGATCACCAACTTTTAATTGGAAATTTGCAAAGTCAATTTCAAAAGCACTAGAGTTAACTTCATCAGTAGTTACTTCACCGTTTATGGTTACTTCAAAAGTACAGAAACCAACGCCGCTTCCTGCAAATGGGTTTTGTACATAAAGGTTTTTACCTTGGTAATGACCTTCAAGAACTATTACTCCTGCATTAACTTGAAATGCGAATAGAGCTACAAGTAGTGTGGTTAAAATTTGTTTCATTGCTATAAAAATAACTATTATAGGTTTAGTTTAGTGTGCAATATTAAAGCTTTATTTAAAATATTAAAAATTTTTTTCAAGTTTTATCAGTAATAAAACTTAATTAGTCGATATTGTTAAATAATTAATAGCGCAATTAATTGGTTTAAAATTAAAAAGATAAAAGCTTAAATCAAAATTATTTATAATCTTAACGTAAAAAAATTAATTTCGCCGTAAAATTATTTTATTGATAAAATGAAGAGAATTAAAATTAGTGACTTGTTTGCCTCGGCAAAAATTGGTGAAGAAGTATTGGTAAAAGGCTGGGTAAGAACGTTTAGAAGTAACCGTTTTATTGCTCTTAATGACGGGTCTACTATAAATAATATTCAAGCAGTTGTTGATTTTGAAAAAGAAGATGAAAGTCAATTAAAAAGAATAACAACGGGATCTGCTATATCTATAGTAGGAGAAGTGGTTGAGTCGCAAGGTAAAGGTCAAGATATAGAAATTGTTGTAAAGTCATTTGATGTTATTGGTGATGCTCATCCTGATGAATATCCTCTACAACCAAAAAAACATTCACTTGAATTTTTAAGAGAAAATGCTCATTTACGTTTTAGAACGAATACGTTTAGTGCAGTTTCTAGAATTCGTCATAATATGATTTTTGCAGTACATAAATTCTTTAACGATAAAGGGTTTTATAATGTGCATACTCCAATAATTACGGGCTCAGATGCTGAAGGTGCAGGAGAAATGTTTAGAGTAACTACGTTAGATTTAAATAATGTTCCGAAAACAGATGAAGGAAATATAGATACAAAGCAAGATTTTTTTGGAAAAGAAGCTAATCTTACTGTTTCTGGTCAGCTTGAGGCTGAATTAGCTGCTTTAGCACTAGGTCAGGTTTATACTTTTGGACCAACTTTTAGAGCTGAAAATTCAAACACTACGCGTCATTTAGCTGAATTTTGGATGATTGAACCTGAAGTTGCATTTAATGATTTAAATGACAATATGGATTTGGCAGAAGAAATGTTAAAATACTGTGTACAATATGCTTTAGATAATTGTAAAGAAGATTTAGATTTTTTAAGTAGTCGTTTAATTGAAGAAGAAAAAGGAAAGCCGCAAGACCAACAATCAATGGAATTGATTGAGAAATTAAAAATGGTAGTTGATAATGATTTTGTTCGTTTAACTTATACTGAAGCGATTGATATTTTAAGGAACTGTAAACCAAATAAAAAAGGAAAATTTCAATATAAAATTGAAGGTTGGGGAGCTGATTTACAATCAGAGCATGAAAGGTATTTGGTAGAAAAAGAATTTAAAAAGCCTGTAATCTTAACTAATTATCCAGCAAACATTAAGGCATTTTATATGCGTCAGGATGATGAATTGCCAGAAGCTAAACCAGGAATGGAAGTTGGAACAACAGTAAGTGCAATGGATATTTTATTTCCTGGAATTGGAGAAATTGTCGGTGGGTCGCAAAGAGAGGAAAGATTAGATGTGCTAAAACAAAAAATAGCTGACTTTAATATACCTGAAGATCATGTTTGGTGGTATTTAGATACTCGTAAATTTGGAACAGTTCCTCATGCTGGTTTTGGTTTAGGATTTGAACGTTTAATGTTATTTGTAACTGGAATGACTAATATTAGAGATGTAATTCCCTTTCCAAGAACACCAAAGAACGCAGAATTTTAATAGAAAAATAAAAAATATATAATAGCACCTTTAAAGTTTTATAATTTTAAAGGTGTTTTGTTTTGTTAAGAAAGAATATAATTTGGATAAAAGTCAATTCTGTTGATAATTTCCGAATTTAATTAGGAAATTGATAAAAGTGTAAATACTTTTGTGCTTTGTTCTTTTAAAGAAAAATTGTCTGCACGGACTCCGTGCTTATCAAGAAAAGTGGAGGGATTAGGCCCTGTGAAGCTTTGGCAACCAACTATAAGTTTCGAATATTCGAAATTGGAAAACCGGTGCTAAATCCTATTCCGTTTATTCGGAAAAAGATAAGTAGAGAAATATATTATAACCCTTCTGCTTATTTAAAATAATAGAAGGGTTTTTTTGTTTTATGGCAAATATTAGAGAAATATTAAAAGAAAGAATTTTGGTGTTGGATGGTGCTATGGGAACAATGATTCAAAGGCATCAACTAACTGAAGAAGATTTTCGTGGTGAAAGATTTAAAGATCATTCTTGTTCTTTAAAAGGAAATAATGATTTACTTTCTATTACTAGACCAGATATAATTAAAAGTATCCATGCCGAATATTATGCAGCTGGTGCTGATATAGCTGAAACGAATTCTTTTGGAGCGACATGGGTTGCTCAAGATGATTACGAATTAGCTTCAGCGGTTTACGATATTAATTATCAATCAGCTAAGCTAGCAAAAGAAGTAGCAAACGAGTTTACAGCAAAAGAGCCTAATAAACCTCGATTTGTTGCAGGTTCAATGGGACCTACTACTAAGCTTGCATCTATGTCTCCAGATGTAAATGACCCAGGATTTAGAAACATTAGTTTTGATGAGTTGGTGGATGCTTTTAAAGAACAGGCAAGTGGATTAATTGATGGTGGCGCAGATTTATTATTGGTAGAAACTATTACTGATACCTTAAACGCAAAAGCAGCGTTGTTTGCAATTAATGAAATTCAAGAAGAAAAAGGAACTGATTTACCAATAATGATATCAGGAACAATTACTGATGCTAGTGGTCGAACCCTTTCAGGTCAAAATACAGAAGCTTTTGTTATATCTGTAGAACATGCTAAACCAATGACTATTGGTTTAAATTGTGCTTTAGGTGCAGAAGCATTAAGACCATATTTAAAAACTATTAGAGAAAAATCTGATAGTTTAGTTAGTGCTCATCCAAATGCAGGCTTACCAAATGAAATGGGAGCTTATGATGAATCACCAGAATTTATGGCAAAACAAATTAAAGTCTTTTTAGATGAAGGGTTGGTTAATATAGTTGGTGGTTGCTGCGGAACAACACCTGCACACATTAAAGCAATTGCCGATTTAGCTTCAACTTATTCTCCAAAAAATAATTAAGCATGAGTTTACATCCAGACTACAAAGGAGATTACAAATACAAATGGACAAACTTACCTTACCTAAAACTAAGCGGTTTAGAACCATTAATTGTTACTCCAGAAGTTAATTTTATCAATATTGGTGAGCGTACAAATGTTGCCGGGTCAAAGAAGTTTTTAAGAT
It includes:
- a CDS encoding T9SS type A sorting domain-containing protein, which gives rise to VVFGATGLSYCSAALERDNMINNDGWVISDFGMNCPLPIELLSFDATIKKSGEVTLNWISASEINNDYYTVERSADASSWIELERIKGAGNSSSQINYEVSDSNPLSGISYYRLKQTDYNGDYSYSDVQVVTLNSEVKIAVYPNPVRENLFISNLCEECIVNIYSSTGQLVFSGNTNSINASNWKKGIYEVIIINVEGVKYSSRIIK
- a CDS encoding T9SS type A sorting domain-containing protein, with the translated sequence MKTIIKYSLFLFMSIISLKGHCQSLNILILGSTNSVQLEYKTMDPYSIAEQLDSILANTSSISSYNVVVKDIYKNKVVQTAFGGSGALTSFSYYSHSLFQHYFWPDDKVNNHNDLMGDLNYDWDHIILLEDPYIITNAPGYHALGVNKVLSKIKEGGAQPHLFLQWPDKNNQASIDHFEEVTYRISDGALDSLPVIPAGLAWATIQSSFNDEDSSAEFPSPNGSYLAAASIFSHIFNQSAAISNYTYDDDIANHTHLVSQQASNEQHYSGEFTFVSPFSRCTVKPNVVNFNHTGSSTENGIEAGFRWVMQNEQAFEENNFNRKFHLNYGRANYNWEAAKRYKIDPETYSYSFGHPMQFHSSTGINPNLYGIDHWGSVNNNGADLSVGRYFLNIDSASNGRVLPMRSIVAEMVDQDSTQEMYSDSWHLHPNVNAGGGSYMYTLLTGRCGQESNDPNTSADGSYFTGVKVGYEMAWTMMHLKSKAPGFRVLKGNKQDTLIDGVSTKYIDVHFLNPPTDSVFVNVSSSVPNVISFDNTQLIFTPQNYNTPQRVYLSPGINAGVNDTASAVFTCSSNDIFYDNFSDLWNYRIYGTVTNISSDINLSNIIIYPSPVNNVLNISGVEASDVFSIYSMQGSLLVQGKGNTVNVSNLSRGIYSIRIIGKEQTIIKKFLKQ
- a CDS encoding HAD family hydrolase; the protein is MLENVKNIIFDLGGVIINLNQDLTYAAFKELFPSNFEAILLELDSNHYLEKFETSEITSKEFIDFFQKFDISISEENIISAWNSMLLDIPENRIALINSLAKKYNVSLLSNTNEIHYQFIDEYVIQKHKIKSFDSLFNHTFLSHKISLRKPNTSIFEYVLKEANFLPNETLFIDDTLEHINSAKQLGIRTHHLNLQENQSLIQLFNEH
- the mtnA gene encoding S-methyl-5-thioribose-1-phosphate isomerase gives rise to the protein MNINGKHHHTIWVSEINEKLIQVFDQRYFPHKVEVFDISTTDEAAFAIKEMVVRGAPLIGVTAAYGMYLGCIEALTQSNPDEYLKQVASKLNATRPTAVNLSWAVNEMELALKNASDTDERVRVALKRAHEIKQEDIDICFNIGQYGLKLIQEISKKKNGKRVNILTHCNAGWLATIDWGTATSPIYQAQQAGIDVHVWVDETRPRNQGANLTAFELNQQGVQHTLINDNTGGHLMQHGMVDMVIVGTDRTTRNGDVANKIGTYLKALAAHDNNVPFYVGLPSSTLDFDMVDGVKNIPIETRDENEVKYIQGKVDGEIKSVLICPETTPAANYGFDVTPAKYVTGLITERGICEASEKGIQQLFPEKF
- a CDS encoding class II aldolase/adducin family protein, which codes for MSNQDQFIDEGYIKYNINWINEVLPIAVPNQLMHWRDKMHELKQIGHYADINIGYGNISVKTTKGFLISGTQTGDVYPIQPEHFTLVTDYDIEANSVTCKGEIKASSESMTHAAVYEADEAINAIIHIHNQKLWEKLMDNVPTTKKEVPYGTPEMANEIFRLFKETAVQQEKIIVMAGHDEGIISFGKDLEEAGEILLNFLAKFN
- the mce gene encoding methylmalonyl-CoA epimerase, whose translation is MEKIEHLGIAVKDLQKANEIYSKLFNQEPYKTEIVESEGVSTSFFKVGENKIELLEATNPDSAIAKFIDKKGEGIHHVAFDVEDIYAEMERLRKEGFTILNETPKKGADNKLVCFIHPKSTNGVLIELCQEIK
- a CDS encoding T9SS type A sorting domain-containing protein, which produces MKQILTTLLVALFAFQVNAGVIVLEGHYQGKNLYVQNPFAGSGVGFCTFEVTINGEVTTDEVNSSAFEIDFANFQLKVGDPVIVKIKHKDDCKPKVLNPEVLKPKSTFEIVSMDVSKDGSFTWVTKNETGKLAYIVEQYRWNKWIKVGEVDGNGSAEDNKYEFKITPHSGENKFRVKQVDYSSKPRYSQASRYISTLGEVSFSPIKAKDFVTFTGETLFEVYDSFGNIVKKGFGEKVDVTNLKKGIYYLNYDNKTDTFVKK
- the asnS gene encoding asparagine--tRNA ligase, giving the protein MKRIKISDLFASAKIGEEVLVKGWVRTFRSNRFIALNDGSTINNIQAVVDFEKEDESQLKRITTGSAISIVGEVVESQGKGQDIEIVVKSFDVIGDAHPDEYPLQPKKHSLEFLRENAHLRFRTNTFSAVSRIRHNMIFAVHKFFNDKGFYNVHTPIITGSDAEGAGEMFRVTTLDLNNVPKTDEGNIDTKQDFFGKEANLTVSGQLEAELAALALGQVYTFGPTFRAENSNTTRHLAEFWMIEPEVAFNDLNDNMDLAEEMLKYCVQYALDNCKEDLDFLSSRLIEEEKGKPQDQQSMELIEKLKMVVDNDFVRLTYTEAIDILRNCKPNKKGKFQYKIEGWGADLQSEHERYLVEKEFKKPVILTNYPANIKAFYMRQDDELPEAKPGMEVGTTVSAMDILFPGIGEIVGGSQREERLDVLKQKIADFNIPEDHVWWYLDTRKFGTVPHAGFGLGFERLMLFVTGMTNIRDVIPFPRTPKNAEF
- a CDS encoding homocysteine S-methyltransferase family protein; amino-acid sequence: MANIREILKERILVLDGAMGTMIQRHQLTEEDFRGERFKDHSCSLKGNNDLLSITRPDIIKSIHAEYYAAGADIAETNSFGATWVAQDDYELASAVYDINYQSAKLAKEVANEFTAKEPNKPRFVAGSMGPTTKLASMSPDVNDPGFRNISFDELVDAFKEQASGLIDGGADLLLVETITDTLNAKAALFAINEIQEEKGTDLPIMISGTITDASGRTLSGQNTEAFVISVEHAKPMTIGLNCALGAEALRPYLKTIREKSDSLVSAHPNAGLPNEMGAYDESPEFMAKQIKVFLDEGLVNIVGGCCGTTPAHIKAIADLASTYSPKNN